DNA from Lacibacter sp. H375:
AAACGACCCAAGCCGGATATTATGTAACTGTTTTTCCAATAGGTTTGCAGCTACCATTCCACTCCCAGATTATGCAGGAACAACAAAAGAAACGCATCGCAATATTTGGTTCAACCGGTTCCATTGGAACGCAGGCCCTTGATGTAATTGAAGCAAATCCCGAATTATTTGAAGTAGAAATTCTCACTGCACATACCAATGATGAACTCCTGGTAAAACAAGCCCTGCAGTTTAATCCAAATGCAGTAGTGATTGTTGATGAAAAGAAATATGAGAAAGTTAAACAGGCATTAGCTTCAACCGATGTAAAAGTTTTTACCGGCGAACAATCATTGGAAGAAGCTGCAGCATTTGATACCTATGATATGATGCTGGCTGCAATTGTTGGTTTTGCAGGATTAAAACCTACACTGAGAGCAATCGAAAATAAAAAAGCAATTGCGCTTGCCAATAAAGAAACATTGGTAGTGGCAGGTGATATTGTGATGCAGAAAGCAGTTGAAAACCGTGTGCCCATCATACCTGTTGATAGTGAGCACTCAGCTATTTTTCAATGTTTGGTTGGTGAGCATCGCAATAAAATTGATAAGGTCATACTCACTGCAAGTGGTGGTCCCTTCCGTGGCCGTAAACCAAACTTTTTGCTCAATGTAAAACGTGATCATGCATTGCAACATCCCAACTGGAGCATGGGTGCAAAGATCACTATCGATTCTGCAACATTGATGAACAAAGGCCTGGAAATGATCGAAGCGAAATGGTTGTTCAATCTTGCACCAGAGCAAATTCAGGTTGTTATTCATCCGCAAAGTATTATTCATAGTATGGTGCAGTTTGAAGATGGCAGCATTAAAGCACAAATGGGTTTGCCCGATATGAAGTTGCCTATTCAGTATGCTATGTCATTTCCACAGCGTCTTGCTAATAATTTTCCACGTTACGATTTTAAAAAGATCAATACACTTTCGTTTGAAGAACCCGATCTTAAAACATTCCGTAACCTTGCGTTGGCTATTGATGCATTGCAAAAAGGCGGAAACCTTCCGTGTATCATGAATGCAGCCAATGAAATTGCCGTATGGGCTTTTCTCAAAAACAGAGTAGGGTTTTTAGATATGACAGACATCATTGAAAAAACAATGAATCATGTTCCGTTTATTGCTAAGCCAACACTTGATCAATATTTTGAAAGTGATGCCGAAGCCCGCAACTATACCGCTTCACTTATTCAACTCTAACATTCACAAAAAATTCTCAGTAACCTTCCTTTTTTCAGCGATATTTGCTGATTCCATATCAAAAAGTGAAAAACAAGGACTAATTTATTAACTATGTTGTTAGCAATTAACTGGGCCGAATTCGGAATTAAAGCAGCACAATTATTATTGTCTCTTTCTATTCTTATTGTGTTTCATGAATTCGGTCATTACATCACTGCCCGTTGGTTTAAGTGTCGTGTTGAAAAATTCTATCTCTTCTTCGATCCCTGGTTCTCGTTGTTCAAAAAGAAAATTGGCGAAACCGAATACGGTATCGGCTGGTTGCCATTAGGCGGCTATGTAAAAATTTCAGGAATGATCGATGAGAGCATGGATAAAGAAGCCATGAAACTTCCTGCACAGGATTGGGAATTCAGAAGTAAACCGGCCTGGCAACGTTTGATCATTATGATTGGCGGTGTAACGGTGAATGTGTTGCTTGCTTTTATCATTTACGCAATGATCTTATTTGTGTGGGGCGAAGACAGAATACCAATGAACAGTATGAGAGATGGTATCTGGACACAGGATAAATTAATGAGTGAAATTGGTTTGCGCAATGGTGATAAAATTCTCCAGGTGAATGGCAAATCAATTGACTATCTCGAAAATCTGAATCTGAAAGTACTTACCGGTTCCGGTGGAACAATTTTAGTTGAGAGAAATGGTAAACAACAGGAAGTAAATATTCCTGTTCGTCTTGTAGGCAAACTGGTTGAAAGTAAAAGAAGAAGAGGATTATTAGCATACCGCATACCATCTGTTGTTGGTGCATACGATCCAAAAGATACTGCCTTCGGCAAACAGGCAGGTTTGCAGGAGTACGACAGAATTATTGCAGTAGATGGGAAGCTGGTTTCCTTTTACGATGAAATGCCTCCTCTTTTTCAACAAAAGAAGAGTGCAACGGCCCAAATGACTGTTGTACGTAAGAACGATACATTACAGCTTACAACAAAAGTTGATAAAGAAGGCCGTGCAGGTATTCCTTATTTATCACATCAGCAATATGCTGATATGGGTGTGATCAAAATTGAACATCACAGTTATGGGTTCTTCGAATCGTTCCCTGCAGGTGTAAGTAAAACATTCCGCAAGCTGGGTGATTATATTGATCAGTTTAAATTGATTCTTAATCCTGATACTGAAGCATACAAAGGCATTGGCGGGTTTAAATCAATGGGGTCAATCTTTCCTGCTGTTTGGGATTGGGAAAGTTTTTGGAGCATTACTGCACTGTTCAGCATTATTCTTGCATTCATGAACCTGTTGCCAATTCCCGCATTGGATGGTGGACACGTTTTGTTTACTTTGATTGAGATGATCACCGGACGTAAACCAAATGAGAAGTTTTTAGAATATGCACAAATCGTTGGTATGGTGATCCTGTTTGGATTGTTGATCTATGCAAACGGAAACGATCTGTTTGGCTGGAATAAATAGAATTGATAATTATTTATGTGATAATTAAAAATGAGAAAGCGTTGTTGCTTTCTCATTTTTTTTGCAGGCAATTTAGAATTACAGGAAATACAATTTAATCAGGTTCGTACATCATCCATCATACATCAAACATTCTCCTTATAACTCGATGCCTATTTTCTTCATTAAGATAGAGGCATTCATGCTTTGGCAGATGCCTCTTTTTAATTTATAGTCGAAGTATAATTCATCAGCATTTACCTGCACATCGAAATGATAATTATGAATACCGGCAGGAAATTCATGTGCAAGATTTGCCAGCTCCAGATCATGCGTTGCTAAAATGCCCATTGCTTTGTGATGCAGTAATTGTTTGATCAATGCTTTTGAACCCGTGTGTCTGTCGTTTGAATTGGTACCACGTAAAATCTCATCGAGCAAAATAAATACAGCTTCGTTGTTGTTCACTGCATCAATAATCTGCTTCAGTTTTTTCAGCTCAGCATAAAACGTGGAAGTGCTTTCTTCAAGATTATCTTTAATTCGCATGCTGCTCATTACTTTCAACGGAGTTACGGTTAATTGCTTTGCACAAACAGGCGCACCCATTGCAGCTAATACCATATTTACACCCACACTTCGCAGGAATGTACTCTTGCCGGCCATGTTTGAACCTGTGATGAGATTGATCTGTTCTTTGCCGATCGTTGAAAAATCATTCAATACATTCTTTTGCTCATCAATTAACGGATGGCCTAATTGTTCAGCAATAAAAGTTGGATCATCTGTTTTTAATTGCGGGAAAGTCCAGTGCGGATGATTGAATGCAAGTATTGCAATGCTGTTCAGTGCCTCCAGTTCAGCTAATGAATGAAACCAATGATTGATCTGCTGATTATTTTTTTGCTTCCACTTCTCAAGTTGAAGTACCTGTTGCAGATCCCACAGCAGAAAAATATTCAGTGGAATAAATACAACAGGATTTAAACGATAATCGAACCGGTTAAAAATGTTCTTCAGTTGCAGTATCTGTTGTGACGCTTTGTTTGAACCGGAATGAAATTGATGTTTCAGTTCAACCAGCAATGGGTCTTTAAATTCTGCCTGCTCAATACAGGCAATGCTGTTCGAAAGCACCTCCATCTGTTCGGTGATCTTATTCAACTTGCGATAGAGTGGAACAATCAAACGTGTGATGGCAAAAGCAGTGATAGTGAAGACAAGCAACGATTGAAGAAATCGCTGATAAGTAATTATATCATATAGAAAAGAGATCAATGCGCCTGTTGCAGCAACTGGTAAAATATAACGAACAATCTGCCATATTTTTTTATCGATGAACTGGTTGTCTTCTTTTAACCATTCTTCCATTTTTTTTTCGGTTGCAACAGTAATGGTAGAAGAAGAGCCATGCGCCTGCAGCTCCTGCCTCCAGTTAATTTGTTGCATTAATTCCTGCGCAGCTTTTTGCCGTGCCTGGATTACTTCAGGTGTTGCAGGAGCAAGCAACCAATCTGCAAGCAATCGATTGCCTTGTTGAGAGTGTGTTCTGTTGATGTATTGATAAAGAGATGCCCTACCGAAAATATCAAGATCACCTGCGTAAGGATGTTCATCTTTATAAAATTCACTGCCATCTTTTTGATGTGTGTACTTGTGTTGCAGGTAAAGTAATTCCTGTTCGTTTATAGCGATCAAGCGTTCATGGTGACTGATGGCGTCTTTGTTTGCAAGATCTTTTCGCACGGCTAATAAAAAGATCGCCAACCCGATGAAAAAAATAACTGCTGAAACAAAAATACCATAAGATGAAAGCAGCCAGATGAGTAATGCAGTTATTGCTAAAAGGCCAAATCTTGTCCACCCAAGGAGCTGTTTACGTTTCAGTAAATGATTGAGTTTGATGTTTAGGTCGTTGATCCGTTGCCTGTAGGATGATTCCGCTTTGATCGTTTCTGCCATGCTGTAAAACTAAGAAAGAATGCTGCATGGTTTTTCTTTGGCGTTTGTCAACAGAAATAAATGTATTTTTGCTGTCCGAAAATACTTTGTACTTCCAACTTCGTATTTCAACATGGGGCTGCCTGGTTTTGACAGCATAGATCTTTGAAGGTGTAAGCATGCAGTGCGTTGGATAATTAGCACTTTAATCTGAATATTCAAAAACTCAAATGGCAATACACAGTATGCCATGGCCGCTTA
Protein-coding regions in this window:
- the rseP gene encoding RIP metalloprotease RseP; translated protein: MLLAINWAEFGIKAAQLLLSLSILIVFHEFGHYITARWFKCRVEKFYLFFDPWFSLFKKKIGETEYGIGWLPLGGYVKISGMIDESMDKEAMKLPAQDWEFRSKPAWQRLIIMIGGVTVNVLLAFIIYAMILFVWGEDRIPMNSMRDGIWTQDKLMSEIGLRNGDKILQVNGKSIDYLENLNLKVLTGSGGTILVERNGKQQEVNIPVRLVGKLVESKRRRGLLAYRIPSVVGAYDPKDTAFGKQAGLQEYDRIIAVDGKLVSFYDEMPPLFQQKKSATAQMTVVRKNDTLQLTTKVDKEGRAGIPYLSHQQYADMGVIKIEHHSYGFFESFPAGVSKTFRKLGDYIDQFKLILNPDTEAYKGIGGFKSMGSIFPAVWDWESFWSITALFSIILAFMNLLPIPALDGGHVLFTLIEMITGRKPNEKFLEYAQIVGMVILFGLLIYANGNDLFGWNK
- a CDS encoding MutS-related protein; the protein is MAETIKAESSYRQRINDLNIKLNHLLKRKQLLGWTRFGLLAITALLIWLLSSYGIFVSAVIFFIGLAIFLLAVRKDLANKDAISHHERLIAINEQELLYLQHKYTHQKDGSEFYKDEHPYAGDLDIFGRASLYQYINRTHSQQGNRLLADWLLAPATPEVIQARQKAAQELMQQINWRQELQAHGSSSTITVATEKKMEEWLKEDNQFIDKKIWQIVRYILPVAATGALISFLYDIITYQRFLQSLLVFTITAFAITRLIVPLYRKLNKITEQMEVLSNSIACIEQAEFKDPLLVELKHQFHSGSNKASQQILQLKNIFNRFDYRLNPVVFIPLNIFLLWDLQQVLQLEKWKQKNNQQINHWFHSLAELEALNSIAILAFNHPHWTFPQLKTDDPTFIAEQLGHPLIDEQKNVLNDFSTIGKEQINLITGSNMAGKSTFLRSVGVNMVLAAMGAPVCAKQLTVTPLKVMSSMRIKDNLEESTSTFYAELKKLKQIIDAVNNNEAVFILLDEILRGTNSNDRHTGSKALIKQLLHHKAMGILATHDLELANLAHEFPAGIHNYHFDVQVNADELYFDYKLKRGICQSMNASILMKKIGIEL
- a CDS encoding 1-deoxy-D-xylulose-5-phosphate reductoisomerase, with translation MQEQQKKRIAIFGSTGSIGTQALDVIEANPELFEVEILTAHTNDELLVKQALQFNPNAVVIVDEKKYEKVKQALASTDVKVFTGEQSLEEAAAFDTYDMMLAAIVGFAGLKPTLRAIENKKAIALANKETLVVAGDIVMQKAVENRVPIIPVDSEHSAIFQCLVGEHRNKIDKVILTASGGPFRGRKPNFLLNVKRDHALQHPNWSMGAKITIDSATLMNKGLEMIEAKWLFNLAPEQIQVVIHPQSIIHSMVQFEDGSIKAQMGLPDMKLPIQYAMSFPQRLANNFPRYDFKKINTLSFEEPDLKTFRNLALAIDALQKGGNLPCIMNAANEIAVWAFLKNRVGFLDMTDIIEKTMNHVPFIAKPTLDQYFESDAEARNYTASLIQL